Sequence from the Paenibacillus tundrae genome:
AAATCCACGCTGTTACGACTGCTTAATGGGCTGGAGAAACCGGATGAAGGCGACGTGTTTGTCAATGGACAGAATCTCACGGGGATGAGTGAACAACATCTTCGTAAGGCTCGTCAATCCATCGGTATGATCTTCCAGCATTTTAATCTGGTCAGCAATCGTACTGTAATCGGTAATGTCTGTATGCCTTTGGAGCTGGCAGGTGGGTCATCCCGTGCTGAGCGGGCTGCCCGAGGCATGGAAGTCTTGAGATTTGTCGGTCTTGAGGATAAAGCGAAGCAGTATCCTGCACAGTTAAGTGGCGGGCAGAAGCAACGTGTGGCGATTGCCAGAGCGCTTGCGAGCCGTCCCAGTGTTCTCCTCTGCGATGAGCCTACATCGTCACTCGACCCACAGACGACGAGTGGAATTCTGGATGTACTTCGTCATGTTAACCAGACGCTAGGTGTGACGATTGTTGTGGTTACTCATCAGATGGAGGTTGCACGTCGGCTCTGCCATCAAATATCGGTGATGAGAGAAGGGCGTATCATCAGAACCTTATCTGAAGCAGAGGTCAGCAGCATTCCAGAACCTCAGCCCGACATGCTGACATCATTATTGTTGTATGATGAGGCGGAGAGTAAGCCAGAGTGGACTGGCCCAGTCTCAGGTCACACGGAACAAGGGGGACGTAAGAATGATACCTGAATCCGTGATCAAATATCAGGATGAGATATGGCAAGCGATCGGAGATACCTTTGTCATGGTCGGCATCTCCATTGCGGCAGCAATTCTGATCGGGTTGCCTCTGGGAACGCTGCTATATTTGTTCAGAAGGGGTCAGCGATACGAAAACAAACCGTTGTTTACGATTCTCGGAAGCCTGGTTAATATTATTCGTTCGTTTCCTTTCCTGCTGCTAGTTGTATTCATGATTCCGTTCACTCGGATTGTGGTGGGCACGTCCATCGGTACACTTGCGGCATCTGTTCCACTATCAGTGATTGCTATTGCTTTGTACGCTAGACTCGTTGAACAGGCCTTGCTCGATGTGCCCAAAGGCGTGGTTGAAGCGGCTACATCGATGGGAGCATCAACCTTACAGCTTGTTGTGAAATTTCTATATGTAGAGGCTCGATCAAGCCTTATATTGGGTCTTACGACGGCGACCATCAGTTTTATCTCCTACTCCACAGTGATGGGGATTGTTGGTGGAGGCGGTGTTGGTGATTTTGCGATTCGGTATGGTTACCAGCGGTACGAAACGGATATTATGTTATTTACGATTATCATTATGATTATCTTGGTACAGACGATTCAATATGCAGGTAGCAGATTATCACGCTGGCTTGATCGTCGATCTTGAGCGTATAATGAGGTCGAAATGAACATGTCACACACAGACTACATAATGAAGGGGTTAAAGATGAAATGAAAGCGAAATTAATGCTTACACTGCTTGCAGTGATGCTTGTAGTAGCCGGTTGCGGTCAGAAGGAAGCCGCACCTGCGGCGGAAGGAACGAACACAGACAACGAAGCAACACAGGAAGTTACATTGAAAGTGGCTACACTGATTCCACCAATGACGGATGTGTTGGACATTGTTAAACCATTGTTGAAAGAAGATGGCGTGAATCTGGAAGTTGTGGTTTTATCCGATAATGTGCAGCCGAATACAGCGCTAGCGAACAAAGAGGTGGATGCTAACTTCTTCCAGCATTTGCCTTATATGACTCAATATAATGAAGCACATAACTCCAATCTGGTCGGCGTTCAACCCATCTACAATGCGATCTACGGCGCATATTCCAAAACATACAAGTCAATGGATGAACTGCCGGATGGCGCAACGGTTGCAATTGCCAACGATGCTTCGAACACAGGACGTTCATTAGTCATGATGGAGCAGAATGGTTTGATTAAGTTGAAAGAGGGCGTAGGATTCGATGCTACACTATCGGATGTTATTGAGAATCCTAAGAACTTCCAGTTTAAAGAAGTGGACCTGCTGATGCTGGCTCGTATGTTGGATGATGCAGATCTGGTTGCGATGACACCTGCTTATGCAAGCCCACTGGGTCTTACGCCGAAGAAGGATGCACTCTTCACGGAGAAGGATGATTCTCATTTTGCCATCACATTGGTTGCTCGTGAAGATAATAAGGACTCCGAAGCCATTCAGAAATTGGCGAAACGTATGGCTGGTCCTGAGGTAAAAGCATTCTTCGAAGAAAACTATGCAGATATCGCAATTCCGGCATTTGAATAAGGTGTGAATCTGAACACGTCAATTGAATAAAATTAACTAGAAGATCTGAGCGCTAATGCTCAGGTCTTTTTTTGATGGCTGTTGAGTAATAGACAGTTTTCTTAATATGTGTTTAAAAAGTTAACATTTTAGTCATATCGCTAGATTACTTTATTTAATAACTTTTTCTTATAATTAGCTTGAAAAATAGTTCTTTAGCATTAGGAAAAGTGGAAATCAAGAGATTTTTTGATGAGAAAGGTGTCGCTTTTCAGTTGTTAGACCTATTTATGGGGGTTGGAAGAAGTGCGTCTAGCAGACCGAGCATTGTCATGTGTTAGAAGAAAGGAGTAGAACGGAAATCTAAAGGAAAGAAATATTTTAAACTAAATATATGTCGGAAGAGGTAGAGAAACTTGGTGAGAAAAAAGAGGAAGTTGGTTTCATTAACCAAAATTCATAAAAACTTTAAGGCTAAACTAGCGTTGTCATTAATCGCTTTTTTGGTCATACCTTCGTTCTTGGTTGGAATATTAGCATATAACAATGCGAGAGGCGAAATAGAAAAACAAATTTTACATAGTGCGATAGAGAATGTTAACCTGGCTAATTCAACCATTGATATTGTGATAAATGCTAAGCGTAGCCACATCGAATTCTATGCAGATAAGCTCACAGGAGTAATGGGTCAAGAAGATGCGGAGACATCGATTGTGGATGAATTGAAGGACTATGCTGGGCAAAATCCAGATATTATAACCATCGGCTTGGGGACGGAGGAAGGCGTGTATCTCATGTCGTCTGACGGCGATATGCCGGATGGCTATGATCCAAGAACAAGACCATGGTATATCGAAGCGATGGGAAGCCCGGATGAAGTTATTGTAAGTGATCCGTATACTTCTGTTGAGACGAACGATGTTACCATCACCATTGCGAAGGCGCTTCGTGACAGATCTGGTGTGGTAGAGCTGGATCTGGATTTGACCGACATTAGTGGTTTGGTTAGCGGAATTAAGGTAGGGGAAGAAGGATATATGATTTTGCTGGATAGCAGTAAAAAGTATATTTATCACCCAACTCAGCCTGCTGGAACAGACGCGACAGAGGATCTGTGGACACAGGTGTACGAGAATCCTTCAGGGCAATTCAACTATACACTGGGACAAGACGAGAAAATTATGTATTTCGATACTAACGCATCGACAGAGTGGAAAGTGGCTGGAACGATGTATTCCTCTGAAATTGACACTGCGGCTGCACCTATTTTGCATCGGATGATTATTATCATTTCAGCTTGTCTTATTGTAGGATGCGTCATTATTTTGCTGGTCATGCGTTCTATTGTTCGACCGATTCGCCGTCTGAAAGACCAAGCGATCCAAGTGAGCGAGGGGGATCTTACCCAGACGATTGTTAGTACAAGTCATGATGAGATCGGTGAGCTAAGTGATGCGTTTGGGAAAATGCAGGACAATCTGCGATTGTTGATTCAAAATGTCGAGAAAAGCGCAAGTGAAGTTGTTGCTTCCTCAGAGGAAATGACACAGAGTGCAGAATCCACCAGTGCCGCTAGTGAGCAGGTTGCACGGGCTATCCAGGAAATTGCGAGCGGTGCAGAAAGACAGACGAATGGCATCGAACATAATCATGGAGCGATGAGTGAAATGACCGTAGGCATTACTCGCATTTCCGAAAGCTCTATGCGTGTCGCCGACTTAGCGAAGCATACTACCGTTCAGGCGGAAGAGGGTGGGGAAGCGGTTAAACAGACCGTCAGCCAGATGCATTCCATCCAGAATACCGTAGAAGAGACCAATCAACTGATTCAGGCGTTATATGAACGCTCTAACCAGATTTCTGCGATTACAGAACTGATCGGTAACATAGCCAAGAAGACGAATTTGCTTGCCCTGAATGCCTCGATTGAAGCTGCTCGTGCAGGTGAACACGGTAATGGTTTTGCCGTCGTAGCGGGTGAAGTGCGCGTATTGGCGGAACAATCCCAACAATCCGTGAGCGAAATTACGGCTCTCACTAATGCTGTTCAAGAGGATATGGCTGCCTCGGTTCGTATGATGGCAAAGGTAACCACAGAGGTTGGTGATGGTATGACCATCTCAACAGAAGCGATTCAGAAGTTTGAATACATTTTGAATAGCATGAGAGATACAACACCACAGATTGAAGAGATTGCAGCGACGTCACAGCAGATTACAGCAGGTGTGCAGGAAGTAGCAGCGATCTCTAAAGAGTTGGCAGGTATTGCTGGGGCTAATGCGGCAACGTCCGAAGAAGTTGCGGCCTCGTCAGAGGAGCAACTAGCAGCGATGGAGGAGATTTCATCTTCAGCACGAAGCTTAACGTCCATGGCGGAGCATCTACAAGGAATGATTCAGAAATTCAAATATTAAACCCGTATTAGGATATAGGAGTGTTCTCCGAAGGGATAAGTTAGCTTACATCATGTTACATCAAGGGGAGGTAGTTGCGATGCAACTAGAACTTAAAACTTTTTTATTGTTAGAGGATGC
This genomic interval carries:
- a CDS encoding methionine ABC transporter ATP-binding protein codes for the protein MISLHGVSKRYYERGERADQGFEALSSVSLEIGQGKIHGIIGASGAGKSTLLRLLNGLEKPDEGDVFVNGQNLTGMSEQHLRKARQSIGMIFQHFNLVSNRTVIGNVCMPLELAGGSSRAERAARGMEVLRFVGLEDKAKQYPAQLSGGQKQRVAIARALASRPSVLLCDEPTSSLDPQTTSGILDVLRHVNQTLGVTIVVVTHQMEVARRLCHQISVMREGRIIRTLSEAEVSSIPEPQPDMLTSLLLYDEAESKPEWTGPVSGHTEQGGRKNDT
- a CDS encoding methionine ABC transporter permease — protein: MIPESVIKYQDEIWQAIGDTFVMVGISIAAAILIGLPLGTLLYLFRRGQRYENKPLFTILGSLVNIIRSFPFLLLVVFMIPFTRIVVGTSIGTLAASVPLSVIAIALYARLVEQALLDVPKGVVEAATSMGASTLQLVVKFLYVEARSSLILGLTTATISFISYSTVMGIVGGGGVGDFAIRYGYQRYETDIMLFTIIIMIILVQTIQYAGSRLSRWLDRRS
- a CDS encoding MetQ/NlpA family ABC transporter substrate-binding protein yields the protein MKAKLMLTLLAVMLVVAGCGQKEAAPAAEGTNTDNEATQEVTLKVATLIPPMTDVLDIVKPLLKEDGVNLEVVVLSDNVQPNTALANKEVDANFFQHLPYMTQYNEAHNSNLVGVQPIYNAIYGAYSKTYKSMDELPDGATVAIANDASNTGRSLVMMEQNGLIKLKEGVGFDATLSDVIENPKNFQFKEVDLLMLARMLDDADLVAMTPAYASPLGLTPKKDALFTEKDDSHFAITLVAREDNKDSEAIQKLAKRMAGPEVKAFFEENYADIAIPAFE
- a CDS encoding methyl-accepting chemotaxis protein; amino-acid sequence: MRKKRKLVSLTKIHKNFKAKLALSLIAFLVIPSFLVGILAYNNARGEIEKQILHSAIENVNLANSTIDIVINAKRSHIEFYADKLTGVMGQEDAETSIVDELKDYAGQNPDIITIGLGTEEGVYLMSSDGDMPDGYDPRTRPWYIEAMGSPDEVIVSDPYTSVETNDVTITIAKALRDRSGVVELDLDLTDISGLVSGIKVGEEGYMILLDSSKKYIYHPTQPAGTDATEDLWTQVYENPSGQFNYTLGQDEKIMYFDTNASTEWKVAGTMYSSEIDTAAAPILHRMIIIISACLIVGCVIILLVMRSIVRPIRRLKDQAIQVSEGDLTQTIVSTSHDEIGELSDAFGKMQDNLRLLIQNVEKSASEVVASSEEMTQSAESTSAASEQVARAIQEIASGAERQTNGIEHNHGAMSEMTVGITRISESSMRVADLAKHTTVQAEEGGEAVKQTVSQMHSIQNTVEETNQLIQALYERSNQISAITELIGNIAKKTNLLALNASIEAARAGEHGNGFAVVAGEVRVLAEQSQQSVSEITALTNAVQEDMAASVRMMAKVTTEVGDGMTISTEAIQKFEYILNSMRDTTPQIEEIAATSQQITAGVQEVAAISKELAGIAGANAATSEEVAASSEEQLAAMEEISSSARSLTSMAEHLQGMIQKFKY